From Actinopolymorpha cephalotaxi, one genomic window encodes:
- a CDS encoding helix-turn-helix transcriptional regulator, with product MAEVARTAGPGGAKEQVRRLLALLPYLLAHPGARVADVARTFHITEKQLVSDLGVLWFCGLPGMMPGDYIEVDMDAVEGEGVIHVSNAEFLARPLRLTADEALGLLVALRTLRESGGQAERALLDPVIERLEKAAEQVDAGLDKVAVRVDAAEDPKVRQTLQDALARGRRVHLRYWVPYRDETTERDVDPMRLLQAEGWTYLEGWCHRAEDVRLFRLDRVSDVQVLDEPAAPPPQARPRDLSEGLFRSSPDYPVATLELEPSAAWVAEYYPCEQVTELRDGSLRVRLRVADPRWLRRLALRLGGGARVVEPPELAEAVRQDAVDALAAYETTDPAGAGGVADVADSRPGMR from the coding sequence ATGGCTGAGGTCGCCCGCACGGCCGGCCCCGGTGGCGCGAAGGAGCAGGTACGCCGCCTGCTCGCGTTGCTGCCGTACCTCCTGGCCCATCCCGGCGCCCGGGTCGCCGACGTGGCCCGGACGTTCCACATCACCGAGAAGCAGCTGGTGTCCGACCTCGGCGTGCTGTGGTTCTGTGGCCTGCCCGGCATGATGCCCGGTGACTACATCGAGGTCGACATGGACGCCGTGGAGGGCGAGGGCGTCATCCACGTGTCCAACGCCGAGTTCCTGGCCCGGCCGCTGCGGCTGACCGCGGACGAGGCGCTCGGCCTGCTGGTGGCGCTGCGTACCCTCCGGGAGTCCGGCGGCCAGGCCGAGCGGGCACTGCTCGACCCGGTGATCGAACGCCTGGAGAAGGCCGCCGAGCAGGTCGACGCCGGCCTGGACAAGGTGGCCGTCCGGGTGGACGCCGCCGAGGACCCGAAGGTCCGGCAGACCCTCCAGGACGCCCTGGCCCGTGGCCGGCGGGTCCACCTCCGCTACTGGGTGCCCTACCGCGACGAGACCACCGAGCGTGACGTCGACCCGATGCGCCTGCTGCAGGCGGAGGGGTGGACCTACCTCGAGGGCTGGTGTCACCGGGCCGAGGACGTCCGGCTGTTCCGCCTGGACCGGGTGAGTGACGTGCAGGTGCTGGACGAGCCGGCCGCCCCGCCGCCGCAGGCCAGGCCGCGCGACCTGTCCGAGGGGCTGTTCCGCTCATCGCCGGACTATCCCGTGGCGACGCTGGAGCTGGAGCCCTCGGCGGCCTGGGTGGCGGAGTACTACCCGTGCGAGCAGGTCACCGAGCTGCGGGACGGCTCGCTGCGGGTCCGGCTGCGGGTGGCCGACCCGCGGTGGCTGCGCCGGCTGGCGCTTCGCCTGGGCGGCGGCGCCCGGGTGGTGGAGCCGCCCGAGCTGGCCGAGGCCGTACGGCAGGACGCGGTGGACGCGCTCGCGGCGTACGAAACGACCGATCCGGCCGGTGCCGGAGGCGTGGCCGACGTGGCCGACAGCCGTCCGGGCATGCGTTAG
- the tatA gene encoding Sec-independent protein translocase subunit TatA, which produces MGSLGPTELIIIGVVLVLLFGATRLPQTAKGLGQALKIFKSEVRDDDKPQEVAAPPQQQQPVYHQPNTTNGAQQPYQQPVQPPYQQPVQQPVEDPQHTNTTNR; this is translated from the coding sequence ATGGGATCTCTTGGACCGACCGAGCTGATCATCATCGGGGTCGTCCTGGTGTTGCTCTTCGGTGCGACACGTCTCCCGCAGACCGCCAAGGGCCTCGGCCAGGCGCTCAAGATCTTCAAGTCCGAGGTCCGCGACGACGACAAGCCGCAGGAAGTCGCCGCGCCCCCGCAGCAGCAGCAGCCGGTCTACCACCAGCCCAACACCACCAACGGTGCGCAGCAGCCTTACCAGCAGCCGGTTCAGCCGCCTTACCAGCAGCCGGTCCAGCAGCCCGTCGAGGACCCCCAGCACACCAACACCACCAACAGGTGA